Genomic window (Rathayibacter sp. VKM Ac-2760):
CTCCACCACCTGCGCGCGGGACTCGTCCGCTGTCGCCCACATGTCCGCGTTGGGCTCGGACTCGTCCTCCATCCACGGCATCGGCTCGGGGAACGGGCGGCCGAACACCGCGCCGAGGTAGCCCGCCTCCGTCCCCGAGACGTGCTTGACCAGCCCGAGCAGGTTGGTGCCGGTGGGCACCAGCGGCCGGCGCACGTCGTACTCGGACAGGCCGTCGAGCTTCTGCAGGAGGGCGTCGCGGCCCTCCTGCAGATAGCGGAGGAGAGTGGCTTTCTGATCGGCGCTGCTCATCCCCCCAGCCTGGCCCGGTCCTCAGAGCACCGCCACCCGGGCGTCCTCGCGCGCGACCTCGGTCAGCACGGTGCGCCGGGTCTCGGCGCCGACGGGCGACACCTCGCCGGTCAGCACGACCTCGGCGGTCGCCTCCCTCGTGGCGCAGTCCGGCCCGACCCAGAGCTCGACGAGCCCGGGCTCGACCGAGCGGACGCCTCGGCGGTCGGTGAAGGCCAGCCGCGCGGAGGGGACGTCGAAGCGCACCAGCGCCTCCTCCCCCGCCGCGAGCTCGACCCGCGCGTAGCCGAGCAGCTGCGCGACCGGCCGCGTCACCGAGGCGACCACGTCCCGCGCGTAGAGCTGCACGACGTCGACGCCGTCGCGCGCGCCCGTGTTGCGCAGCCGCACCGTCGCGGTGAAGGCGCCGTCCGTCGCCGCCTCGCCCGACTCCAGCGTCAACTCCGACCGGGTGAACGACGTGTACGTGAGCCCGTGCCCGAACGGCAGCACCGGCGTGCTGTCGGCGCTGGTCACGTCGGAGGGCCCGCCGAGGATCGGGTGCAGGTAGGAGAACGGCTGCGCACCGGCCGAGCGGGGCAGCGAGACCGGCAGTCGGCCCGACGGCGCGACGCGGCCCGAGAGGACGCCCGCGATCGCGCCGGCCCCCTCCTCCCCCGGGAAGAACGCCTGCAGCACCGCCGCGGGGGCCGTGGCGCCGCGGATCGCCCAGTCGATCGCGTAGGGGCGGCCGGTGAGCAGCACCAGGGCGACCGGCGTGCCGGTGGCCACGACCGCCTCGACCAGCTCGCGCTGGCGGCCGGGCAGCTCGAGGCTCTCGACGTCGTTGCCCTCGCCGACGGTGCCGCGGCCGAAGAGCCCGGCCCGGTCGCCGACGACGACCACGGCGATCTCGGCGCCGCGGGCCGCCTCGACGGCCGCGGCGATCCCTGCGGTGTCGGCGGGGGCGTCGCTCCCCTCCACCGAGCAGCCCTCGGCCGCGAAGACCTCCGCGCCCGGGAACTCGGCGACCAGCGCCTCCCGGACCGTGCGGATCTCGAAGCCGAGCGGCACGCCCTCGTGGTGCGCGAGCACGTGGTTGGCGAAGGAGTAGCAGCCCATCAGGGCGGGCGCGCTGTCGGCGTTCGGGCCGATCAGGGCGATGCGCCGCGGCTGGGCGAGCGGCAGCACTCCGTCGTTCGTCAGCAGCACGAGCGACTCCTCGGCCAGGCGCCGGGCGATGTCGCGGTGCGCGGGCGAGTCGAGGTCGATCGACTCCGGTGCGTCGTCGAAGCGGGCGTCGAGCAGGCCGAGCCGCTCCTTCTGCGCGAGGACCCGGAGCAGCGCGCGGTCGACGATCGCCTCGTCGGCGCCGCCCGAGTGGATCCGCTCGGCGAGCGGCGCGAGGAACGCGTCGCCCGTCGGCAGCTCCACATCGATGCCGGCCTCGAGCGCGAGCTGCGCGGCCTCGCCGAGGTCGGCGGCGACGGCGTGCATCAGGTGCAGGAAGGCGACGGAGAAGTAGTCCGCCACCACCACGCCGTCGAAGCCCCAGCGCTCGCGCAGCACGCCGGTGAGGTAGGCCGGCGTCGCGCCGACCGGGTCGCCGTCGATCTCGGCGTAGGAGTTCATCACCGAGCGGGCGCCGCCGTCGCGGATCGCCATCTCGAACGGCGGCAGCAGCACGTCGGCGATCTCGCGCGGCCCGGCGTGCACCGGCGCGTGGTTGCGGCCGCCGCGCGAGGCGGAGTAGCCGATGAAGTGCTTGAGCGTCGCGTCGACGCCCGCCGACTGCAGGCCGCGCACGTAGGCGGTGCCGATCGTGCCGACGACGTACGGGTCCTCGGCGATGCACTCGTCGACCCGGCCCCAGCGGGGGTCGCGGATCACGTCGAGCACGGGAGCCAGGCCCTGGTGGATGCCCAGCTCGCGCATCGAGCCGCCGATGGCCGCGGCCATCTCCTCGACGAGCTCCGGGTCGAACGAGGCGCCCCAGGCCAGCGGAGTCGGGAAGGTCGCCGCCTTCCACGCGGCCAGGCCCGTCAGGCACTCCTCGTGCACGATCGCCGGGATGCCCAGCCGCGTCTCCTCCACCAGCCGGCGCTGCTCGGCCCACAGCCACTGCGCGCGCTCGACCGGGTCGACCGGGCGGGTGCCGTAGACGCGGGTGAGCTGGCCGATGCCCTCGCGGGTCGCGTCGGCGTAGCCGGTGGAGGTGGCCATCTCGCCGGCCAGCGGCGCGACGACCTCGCCGCCCTGGTCGACCCAGTAGCCGACCAGCTGGGTGAGCTTCTCCTCCAGCGTCATCCGGTCGATCAGGTCGGCGACGCGGGTGGACGGAGTGAGTGCGTCAGTCATGGGGGTCATCCCTTCACCGCTCCGGTGAGTCCGCCGACGATGCGGCGCTCGAAGACGCTGAAGAAGATCAGCGCCGGGATCATCGACAGCGACACGAAGGCGAGCACCTTCGCCGTGTCGACGGAGTACTGCGACGAGAAGGCCTGCACGCCCAGCGGCAGGGTGAAGCTCGACTCGTCGCTGAGGATGAACAGCGGCAGCAGGTAGCTGTTCCAGCTCGCGATGAAGGCGAGGATGCCCGTCGTGATGACGCCCGGCATCGCCAGCCGGACGACCATCCGCCAGAAGAAGCCGATCCGGCTGCAGCCGTCGATGAAGGCCGCCTCCTGGATCTCGTCGGGGATCGCCCGCAGGAACGGCACCAGGATGATGATCGTCGTCGGCAGGCCGAACGCGATCTGCGGGAGGACGACGCCGGCGAGCGAGTTCATCAGGCCGAGGCTCTTGATCACCAGGTAGAGCGGGGTGATCGCGACCGTCATCGGGAACATCAGTCCCGCCGCGAAGAGCGCGTAGAACACGCCCCGGCCGCTGAAGCTGTAGCGGGCGAGCACGTAGCTCGCCATCAGCCCCAGGACGACGACGCCGAGGGTGGTGGCTCCCGCCGCGAGGGCCGAGTTGCCGACCTCGCGCCAGAAGATGCCGCCGGTGATCACGTCGAGGTAGTTCTGCACGTTCCACGGCGCGGGGAACCCGGACGGGTCGGTGGTGATCTGCGCGTTCGTGCGGAACCCGCCGATGATGATGTACGCGACCGGCGCGAGCATCAGGGCGATCACGACGATCGCGACGACGTAGGCGATGATCGTGCCGCGGCCCAGCGGGCGGCGGCGCGGCTTCGGCGGGCGCGGCGAGAGCGGCGTGGTCGCGGTGGGCGGCTTGGTGCCCGGGGGCACTGCTGTCAGGGTCGTCATCTCTTGGCTCCGGCCTTCCTCGTGTCTCCCGTGAGGGCGCCTTCGGTGTCCCGCCGCAGCACGAAGCGCTGGTAGAGCAGCGCGACGATCAGCGAGACGAGGAACAGGACCACGGCGACCGCGTTGCCGTAGCCGTAGTTGCCGGCGTTGCGGCCGTTGGTGACGAGGTACGTCGCCATGGTCGAGGTGCCGGCGGTCGAGGACACGTACTGCCCCCAGATGATGTAGACGAGGTCGAACAGCTGCAGCGCGCCGATGATCGACAGGAACGCCCAGATCCGCAGCGTCGGCGCGAGCAGCGGCAGGGTGATCCGCCGCTGCACCTGCCAGTAGGACGCGCCGTCGATCGACGCGGCCTCGGACAGCTCCTCGGGGATGCCCTGGAGCCCGGCGAGGAAGAGGATCACGGCGAAGCCGATGTACTTCCACGTGATGATCAGCATCAGCGTCCAGATCGCGATCGCGGGATCCGAGAGCCAGTCCTGCTGCAGCGCGCCGAGCCCGGCCTTCTCGAGGAAGCCGTTGACGGCGCCGCTGGTCTGGAGCATCAGGCTCCAGCCGGTGCCGACGACGACCTCGGAGATCACGTAGGGCACGAAAATCAGCACACGGATGATCGACTGCCCGCGCAGCTTGCGGTTGAGCAGCAGCGCGATCAGGATCGCCGCCGGCCCCTGCAGCACGAGCGAGAGCACCACGATCGCGCCGTTGTGGCTGAGCGCCTCGTGGAACGTCGGGTCCTGGAGGATCGTCAGGTAGTTCTTGAAGCCGACGAAGTCGGTCGGGACGCCGTAGCCCTGCCAGCTGAAGAAGCCGTAGTAGGCCGCCATCACGACCGGGAAGATCACGAAGGCGAGGAAGACGATCAGCGCCGGGCCGACGAGGATGGCGACCTCGAGGCGGCCGGACCAGCCGAGGCCCCGGCGGCGTCGCTTCGCTGCCGGAGCCTCGGGGCGCGCGTCCTCGCGGAGCGCAGTGGTCGTCACGGTCAGGCCTTGGCCGCGGCGGCGTCGACGGCCTCGACGAGCTGCTCCGGGTCGCTCTTGCCGGCGAGCAGGTCGACGACGGCGACGTTCAGCGCGTTGCCGACGTTCTGGCCGTAGACGGTGTCGAGCCACTGCGAGACGTACGGCGCCGAGTTGTAGGCGGCGAGGATGTCCTTCAGGTACGGCTCGGTGACGGCCTCCTGCGCGACGGTGTTCACCGGCGGCGCGTTGAAGGCGGCGTAGTACTCCTTCTGCACGTCGGAGGTGGCGAGGTAGTTGAGGAAGTCGACGCACTCGTCGGGTGCTGCCGCGGAGCAGGAGTAGCCGTCGACGCCGCCCATGATCGAGCCGGGCGCGCCGGCGCCGCCGTCCACCTCCGGGAAGGGGAACCAGCCGAGGTCGGGCAGCGGCTTCTCGTCGGGGGTGAGCGAGGCGATGACGCCGGGGTTCCAGGCGCCCATCAGCTCCATGCCGGCCTGGTGGTTGGCCAGGAGTCCGGCCGAGGATCCGGCGCCCTGCTGGGCGGCGGTGGTGAGGAAGCCCTCGTTGAACGGCTCGGTGCCGGCGAAGGACTGCAGGTCCTCGCCCGCCTTCAGCCAGCAGTCGTCCGAGAAGTCCTTCGAGTCGGCCGCTTCGGCCAGGGTGTCGGCGCTGCACTCGCGCAGCGCGAAGAAGTAGAACCAGTGCGCGGCGGGCCAGGCGTCCTTCGCGCCGAGCGCGATCGCCTGGGTGCCGCTGCCCTTGAGCGCGGTCACCGCGGAGTCGAGCTGGTCGAGGGTCGTCGGCGTCTCGGTGATGCCGGCCGCGGTGAAGAGGTCCTGGCTGTAGAAGACGCCGCCGGGGAGGACGGCGACGGGCATCGCCCAGACCTTGTCGTCGAGGGTGTTCGCGAGGAAGGAGCCCTCGGGGATCTCGCTGCGCGCCTGGTCGGAGACGCCGTCGGTGATGTCCTTGACCAGTCCGCCGGCGACCATGGCCGCGAGCTTGCCGCCGCCGCGCTGCAGGAAGATGTCGGGCGCGTCGCCCGAGTTGAGCGCCGTCTGCAGCTTGCCGTCCAGGTCCTCGTTCTGGATGGCCTGCGACTCGATGGTGACGCCGGGGTTGGCGGCCTCGAAGTCGGTGATGGTCTTCTCCCAGAACTCCTGGCCGGGTCCGGTGGTCGAGTTCTGCCAGAGGGTCATCGCGACGGTGCCGTCGGAGGACCCCGCGTCCTGGGCGGAGCAGCCGCTGAGGGCCGCCGCCGCGCCGAGCAGGGCCACGGTGGCCACCGCCGTCTTCCTGAATGCTGTTCTCGTGAACTTCATCGTTCGAACCGTTCTCTTCGCTGAGAGGCGCCGCCAGGGAGAGCGGCGCCGGGGTGCACCCGTCCGGGGGAGGGCGGGCAGGCTCAGTCTCGGATCGCCCGAAAAGAACGGCAAACGTTTTCGAAACCATTTTCGACGCGAGGGTCTAGGGTCGAGCGCATGTCCCTCCGCCCGACCATCCACGACGTCGCCGCCGCCGCCGGCGTCTCGGTCGCGACGGTGTCGAAGGCGGTGAACGGCCGCTACGGCATCGCCCCCGCGACGGCGAACCGGGTGCTCGAGATCGTGCGCGAGCTCGGCTACGAGTCGAGCCTGGTCGCGAGCAGCATGCGCTCGCGGCGCACCGGGGTGATCGGCGTGCTGGTCGCCGGCTTCGAGCCGTTCAGCGCCGAGATCCTCAAGGGCGTCGGCTCGGTGCTGCGCGACTCGCGCTTCGATCTGCTCGCCTACAGCGGCTCGCACGAGGGCGAGCAGGAGGGCTGGGAGCGGCGCTCGCTCAGCCGGCTCAGCGGCACCCTGATCGACGGCGCCATCGTGGTCACGCCGTCGGTGGTGAGCACGCCCTCCGACATCCCGCTGGTCGCGGTCGACCCGCACACCGGCCGCGCCGACGTGCCGACCGTCGAGTCCGACAGCTTCGGCGGCGCCCTCCAGGCCGTGCGCCACCTCGTCGCCCTCGGCCACCGGCGCATCGGCTTCGTCGCCGGCCGGGTCGACCTCCGCTCCGCCCGGTTGCGCGAGGCCGGCTACCGCGC
Coding sequences:
- a CDS encoding sugar ABC transporter permease; amino-acid sequence: MTTTALREDARPEAPAAKRRRRGLGWSGRLEVAILVGPALIVFLAFVIFPVVMAAYYGFFSWQGYGVPTDFVGFKNYLTILQDPTFHEALSHNGAIVVLSLVLQGPAAILIALLLNRKLRGQSIIRVLIFVPYVISEVVVGTGWSLMLQTSGAVNGFLEKAGLGALQQDWLSDPAIAIWTLMLIITWKYIGFAVILFLAGLQGIPEELSEAASIDGASYWQVQRRITLPLLAPTLRIWAFLSIIGALQLFDLVYIIWGQYVSSTAGTSTMATYLVTNGRNAGNYGYGNAVAVVLFLVSLIVALLYQRFVLRRDTEGALTGDTRKAGAKR
- a CDS encoding glycoside hydrolase family 3 N-terminal domain-containing protein; translated protein: MTDALTPSTRVADLIDRMTLEEKLTQLVGYWVDQGGEVVAPLAGEMATSTGYADATREGIGQLTRVYGTRPVDPVERAQWLWAEQRRLVEETRLGIPAIVHEECLTGLAAWKAATFPTPLAWGASFDPELVEEMAAAIGGSMRELGIHQGLAPVLDVIRDPRWGRVDECIAEDPYVVGTIGTAYVRGLQSAGVDATLKHFIGYSASRGGRNHAPVHAGPREIADVLLPPFEMAIRDGGARSVMNSYAEIDGDPVGATPAYLTGVLRERWGFDGVVVADYFSVAFLHLMHAVAADLGEAAQLALEAGIDVELPTGDAFLAPLAERIHSGGADEAIVDRALLRVLAQKERLGLLDARFDDAPESIDLDSPAHRDIARRLAEESLVLLTNDGVLPLAQPRRIALIGPNADSAPALMGCYSFANHVLAHHEGVPLGFEIRTVREALVAEFPGAEVFAAEGCSVEGSDAPADTAGIAAAVEAARGAEIAVVVVGDRAGLFGRGTVGEGNDVESLELPGRQRELVEAVVATGTPVALVLLTGRPYAIDWAIRGATAPAAVLQAFFPGEEGAGAIAGVLSGRVAPSGRLPVSLPRSAGAQPFSYLHPILGGPSDVTSADSTPVLPFGHGLTYTSFTRSELTLESGEAATDGAFTATVRLRNTGARDGVDVVQLYARDVVASVTRPVAQLLGYARVELAAGEEALVRFDVPSARLAFTDRRGVRSVEPGLVELWVGPDCATREATAEVVLTGEVSPVGAETRRTVLTEVAREDARVAVL
- a CDS encoding LacI family DNA-binding transcriptional regulator, with translation MSLRPTIHDVAAAAGVSVATVSKAVNGRYGIAPATANRVLEIVRELGYESSLVASSMRSRRTGVIGVLVAGFEPFSAEILKGVGSVLRDSRFDLLAYSGSHEGEQEGWERRSLSRLSGTLIDGAIVVTPSVVSTPSDIPLVAVDPHTGRADVPTVESDSFGGALQAVRHLVALGHRRIGFVAGRVDLRSARLREAGYRAGLSEAGIAFDERLLRVGSYHHDTARLPASTMLSLADRPTAVFAANDVSALAIIETAAHLGLAVPRDLSVVGFDDVPEAARFDPPLTTIRQPMQTLGATAAEMLIALMAGGTPASLHVQLPTQLVRRATTAPPS
- a CDS encoding extracellular solute-binding protein; the encoded protein is MKFTRTAFRKTAVATVALLGAAAALSGCSAQDAGSSDGTVAMTLWQNSTTGPGQEFWEKTITDFEAANPGVTIESQAIQNEDLDGKLQTALNSGDAPDIFLQRGGGKLAAMVAGGLVKDITDGVSDQARSEIPEGSFLANTLDDKVWAMPVAVLPGGVFYSQDLFTAAGITETPTTLDQLDSAVTALKGSGTQAIALGAKDAWPAAHWFYFFALRECSADTLAEAADSKDFSDDCWLKAGEDLQSFAGTEPFNEGFLTTAAQQGAGSSAGLLANHQAGMELMGAWNPGVIASLTPDEKPLPDLGWFPFPEVDGGAGAPGSIMGGVDGYSCSAAAPDECVDFLNYLATSDVQKEYYAAFNAPPVNTVAQEAVTEPYLKDILAAYNSAPYVSQWLDTVYGQNVGNALNVAVVDLLAGKSDPEQLVEAVDAAAAKA
- a CDS encoding carbohydrate ABC transporter permease; this translates as MTTLTAVPPGTKPPTATTPLSPRPPKPRRRPLGRGTIIAYVVAIVVIALMLAPVAYIIIGGFRTNAQITTDPSGFPAPWNVQNYLDVITGGIFWREVGNSALAAGATTLGVVVLGLMASYVLARYSFSGRGVFYALFAAGLMFPMTVAITPLYLVIKSLGLMNSLAGVVLPQIAFGLPTTIIILVPFLRAIPDEIQEAAFIDGCSRIGFFWRMVVRLAMPGVITTGILAFIASWNSYLLPLFILSDESSFTLPLGVQAFSSQYSVDTAKVLAFVSLSMIPALIFFSVFERRIVGGLTGAVKG
- a CDS encoding DinB family protein; its protein translation is MSSADQKATLLRYLQEGRDALLQKLDGLSEYDVRRPLVPTGTNLLGLVKHVSGTEAGYLGAVFGRPFPEPMPWMEDESEPNADMWATADESRAQVVEQYRRVWAHSDATVAALDLGAPGFVPWWTNREVTLHRILVHLTAETHRHAGHADLVRELVDGRVGLRETGDNLPPVPAEWWPEYVARLEAVARGA